agtatgcagctttggcttctaaacatttgatcgcttgaccgtatgtgcgcaacttttttttgcgtatgtacgtaacttttttaaaatatataagctttatgaaccttgggttaggtgaacggtcttttgggctgagtgattgtgtgtgttgatcaggtgtttgaattgtattggcgtgttctatggagctaggagctagcagaggagctaggagctagcgtaacaaacacgcaggtgtttttatgcaggattaatttgtggcatattaaatataagcctggttgtgttgtggctaatagagtatatatatgtcttgtgtttatttactgttgtagtcattcccagctgaatatcaggtcacccccggctctcacagcatcttccctatctgaatagcttcaactccccactagtccttcacttgcactttactcatccacaaatctttcatcctcgctcaaattaatggggaaattgtcgctttctcggtccgaatctctctcacttcatgcggccatcattgtaaacaatagggaactttgcgtatatgttcaactgactacgtcacgctacttccggtaggtgcaagcctttttttttatcagataccaaaagttgcaatctttatcgtcgttgttctatactaaatcctttcagcaaaaatatggcaatatcgcgaaatgatcaagtatgacacatagaatagatctgctatccccgtttaaataaaaaaaattcatttcagtaggcctttaataatgataTCAAATCCcgacattattcactgttacaagcggccctcggctggcatgtggccctcaatgaaaaccactttagACATCCCTGCTTTAACGTCTTCCCATCATTTGCAGAAAGAATTCTCCACGGTGATGCGGAAAGGGATGGAAGGCATGCTTGAGTTTGAAAAGACGCCCGAAAAGAGCCAAAGAGTTTACACCTTCGAGAAAGCGGTGGAGAGGTATTCgcctcttcttcttccttttgttCACAAAACAACAAAGTATTTGTGCGACTTTAGTACCATTTGGTTTCAGATTGTCAGCCGCGAACCCGACATTGTCCGAGGCGTCCGTCCGCACCCTTCTAGAACGCGGCCTCGTTCAAGTGGAAGGAGGTTTGTCTTGACATTTTCCTCCACGTTTTCCCCTCAAACTGCAAACCCACTGTGGTCTTCTCGTGTAGGAGTTGTCTTCTCACGCGACCTCCGTATTAATCTGGTAGGTTCCCGCTGATCATTGCCAGCGCCGTCATCACACGCATTCCAGcatgtcctcctttttttttttttttttccatgaagaaAAACATTGTTCGCATCAGCCTGGAGCAGAGTCTGGAGCTGCAATCCAGGATCCGAGCCCCAGTCCTCGTGCTCCTGTAAGATATTAATTATTCAGTGAACAGCCTGGATTGTGTAATTATGGGTCTGCCGTGCGGTGTTGCTACGCCGCAGACGTCTAAATCCACATCCCATCTTTTCCTCCAGAGCGGATGAAGGCTTTGAGAAAATATTTGCGGAACAAGACCAGAAGAAATTCACATCCGCGCTTCTGCAGGGCTACAGAGACAgaaatgtaagtgtgttcatgccaAGCAGGTGAGCCCGCACGCTCGTGCTCCAGTTTTAGTGAGTTTATAAGTAGTAAGACGGACACAACAACAGATACTGTCTTGATGCACAACAAGcagggaagttgtcacgttgtgtaaatggtaaataaaaagagaatacaacaaatccttttcaacgtatattcaattgaatagactgcaaagacgttcGAACGGGTAATTGTTtgcaaaatattagctcatttggaatttgatgcctgcaacatgtttccaaaaaaagctggcaccagtggcaaaaaagagtgagaaagttgaggaatgctcatcaaaacacttatttggaacatcccacaggtgaacaggctaattgggaacgggtgggtgccatgattgggtataaaagcagctgccatgaaatgctcagtcgttcacaaacaaggacggggtcgagggtcaccactttgtcaacaaatgcctgagcaaattgttgaagaacaacatttctcaaccaagctattgcaaggaatttagggatttcaccatctacgctccgtaatatcatcaaaaggttcggagaatctggagaaatcactgcacgtaagcaacgatattacgcaccttggatccctcaagccacatcaaaaagccacatcagtgtgtaaaggatatcaccacatgggctcaggaacacttaagaaaaccactgtcagtgactacagttggtcgctacatctgtaagtgcaagttaaaactctactatgcaaagccaaagccatttatcaacaacacccagagacgctgccggcttcgctgggcccgagctcatctaagatggactgatgcaaagtggagaagtgttctgtggtctgacgagtccacatttcaaattgtttttggaaactgcggacgtcgtgttttccggacaaaagaggaaaagaaccatccggattgttcgaggcgcaacgttgaaaaggcagcatgtgtggtggtatgggggtgtattagtgcccaagacatgggtaacttacacatctgtgaaggcaccattaatgctgaaaggtacatacagcttttggagcaacttatgttgccatccaagcaacgttatcatggacgcccctgcttatttcagcaagacaatgccaagccacatgttacaacagcgtggcttcatagtaaaaaaatacaggtactacactggcctgcctgtagaccagacattgaaaatgtgtggtgcaatatgaaggctaaaatatgagaagggagactgttgaacaacttaagctgtacatcaagcaagaatgggaaagaattccacttcaaaaatgtgtctcctcacttcccaaacctttactgagtgttgttaaaaggaaaggccatgtaacacagtggtaaaaatgtccctgtgacaactttttgcaatgtgtgctgccattaaattctaagttaattattatttgcacaaaaaaaaataagtttctcagtgtgaacatgaaatatcttgtctttgcagtctattcaattaaatataagttgaaaaggatttgcaaatcattgtattctctttttatttaccatttacacaacgtgacaacttcactgctttcggCTTTTGTACTTCCGATGTTAATTCCGGTTTAGGCCACGCCCACCGCGTGCGACGTGGTCCCGGTCCGTGTGTTGATCCGACccctctgtcaggttcaaacactgatgacatctattaaacaagacaagaagcaaagaatcaaacatagacagaattcaatgtggttcagtgaggagaaacgtgcacatctgtacccttgtacagtgtcattacaTTATGCCAAAAGATTgcgcgcctccttcttttattttggaccctcccctcatggccacagctgcttccaaaggacaaaggtcgcaaacacttcacagaaaaggtcgtaaacagttcacagaaaaggtaagTTCAAAAACAGttcataaaatagttaaaaaaggggtccataaaatagttcaaaaaggggtccataaactagttcaaaaaggggtccataaaatagtttaaaaaggggtccataaactagttcaaaaagagttcgtaaaatagttcaaaaaggggtccataaaatagttctaaaagagttcgtaaaatagttcaaaaaggggtccataaaatagttcaaaaagagttcgtaaaatagttcaaaaagggtccataaaatagttcaaaaagatttcataaaatagttcaaaaagggtccataaaatagttcaaaaagagttcaaaaatagttcaaaaaggggtccataaaatagttcaaaaagagtttgtaaaatagttcaaaaaggggtccataaaatagttcaaaaaggggtccataaaatagttcaaaaagagttcgtaaaatagttcaaaaaggggtccataaaatagttcaaaaaggggtccgtaaaatagttcaaaaaggggtccgtaaaatagttcaaaaagagtttgtaaaatagttcaaaaaggggtccataaaatagttcaaaaaggggtccataaaatagttcaaagaggggtccataaaatagttaaaaaacagttcgtaaaacagttcaaaaaggggtccataaaatagttcaaaaagagttcgtaaaatagttcaaaaaggggtccataaaatagttcaaaaaggggtccatgaaatagttcaaaaagagttcgtaaaatagttcaataaGGGGTCcacaaaatagttcaaaaagagttcgtaaaatagttcaaaaaggggtccataaaatagttcaaaaaggggtccataaaatagttcaaaaagagtttgtaaaatagttcaaaaaggggtccataaaatagttcaaaaagagtttgtaaaatacttcaaaaaggggtccctaaaatagttcaaaaagggtccataaaatagttaaaaaagagttcaaaaatagttaaaaaaggggtccataaaatagttcaaaaagagtttgtaaaatagttcaaaaaggggtccataaaatagttcaaaaaggggtccataaaatagttcaaaaagagttcgtaaaatagttcaaaaaggggtccataaaatagttcaaaaacagTTCGTAAAACACttcaaaaaggggtccataaaatagttaaaaaagagttcgtaaaatagttcaaaaaggggtccataaaatagttcaaaaaggggtccatGAAATAGttcataaaacagttcaaaaaggggtcgtaaaatagttaaaaaaggggtccataaaatagttcaaaaaggggtccatgaaatagttcaaaaagagttcctaaaatagttcaaaaaggggtccataaaatagttaaaaaaggggtccataaaatagttcaaaaagagttcgtaaaatagttcaaaaaggggtccataaaatagttcaaaaaggggtccataaaagagttcaaaaagagtttgtaaaatagttcaaaaaggggtccataaaatagttcaaaaaggggtccataaaatcgttcaaaaagagtttgtaaaatagttcaaaaaggggtccataaaatagttcaaaaagagttcgtaaaatagttcaaaaaggggtccataaaatagttaaaaaaggggtccataaaatagttcaaaaatagtttgtaaaatagttcaaaaaggggtccataaaCTAGTTCAAAaatagtttgtaaaatagttcaaaaaggggtccataaaatagttcaaaaaggggtccataaaatagttcaaaaaggggtccataaactagttcaaaaagagttcgtaaaatagttcaaaaaggggtccataaaatagttctaaaagagttccataaaatagttctaaaagagttcgtaaaatagttcaagaagcggtccataaaatagttcaaaaagagttcgtaaaatagttcaaaaaggggtccataaaatagttcaaaaagagttcataaaatagttaaaaaaggggtccataaaatagttcaaaaaggggtccataaaatagttcaaaaagagttcgtaaaatagttcaaaaaggggtccataaaatagttcaaaaaggggtctgtaaaatagttcaaaaagagttcgtaaaatagttcaaaaaggggtccgtaaaatagttcaaagacagttcgtaaaatagttaaaaaaggggtccataaaatagttcaaaaagagttcgtaaaatagttcaaaaaggggtccataaaatagttcaaaaaggggtccataaaatagttcaaagaggggtccataaaatagttcaaaaacacttcgtaaaatagttcaaaaaggggtccataaaatagttcaaaaagagttcgtaaaatagttcaaaaaggggtccataaaatagttcaaaaaggggtccataaaatagttcaaaaagagttcgtaaaatagttaaaaaaggggtccataaaatagttcaaaaaggggtccataaaatagttcaaaaagagttcgtaaaatagttcaaaaaggggtccacaaaatagttcaaaaagagttcgtaaaatagttcaaaaaggggtccataaaatagttcaaaaaggggtccataaaatagttcaaaaagagttcgtaaaatagttcaaaaaggggtccataaaatagttcaagaaGGGGTccgtaaaatagttaaaaaagggtccataaaatagttcaaaaagagtttgtaaaatagttcaaaaagggtccataaaatagttcaaaaaggggtccataaaatagttaaaaatggtccataaaatagttcaaaaaggggtcgtaaaatagttcaaaaaggaggttcaaaaaaaggtcgtctggaaattgggcagatcctgccttctctccgctttgaagtccttgggttagaacaatttCTTTCTGTTGAtgaccatacatgagagaaaagaGAAAACCCTTCATGCTGCTTCCccccacacagtggagttttaccagccttcttcttggtagctttcaaagacagcttttgtcttcttgccaggaactgatttcaacacaaagtattgTGATGGTTTAGATATAATTATTCTGACACCCTCCATCTAAATAAGCATTTCAAACTGCTGCTTTCATACATTGAGTCTTCAAAGGTGACATGCAAGCAGCGTTGTGTTGAGTACGATGAATGTTTCACCGAGAATGCTAGCTGGTGGCGTCTGGTCCAGGTCTTGCTGACTAGAGAAAAGACGGTCATGAAAGCTCAACTCCTCCTTCTTTGTGTGTCCGTCTCCCCCAGCAGTCTGTGGTGACGGTGCAGGGCGACCATCACGTCCACCTCAACCACCCCCAAGTCCTGGCCCCCATGGTGTCCCAGTTCCTGCGGGACAAAGTCCTGTCCTCGTCCGGACTCACCACCAAGCTGTAGGAAGAAAAAACGTTACGTCTGATCCACTCCACACTTGAATTTTCACTTCTTCACACGTTTGAATGTGTGGCCGTACAGCAGGTGTGTGGCCCGTAGCTACATTTTAGCACTTAGCATTCTAATAATAGCACGctagcttttatggctaatttttgcaggtatacaccaagCCTCAAATATTTGATACTTGACGAACGCTAACGTTATTATGCTATCTTATTTTGTAAGTATACacatcagtcatattttggtacttgacgcgtgctaacattagcatgctagcttttttggctaatttttgcaggtatacacctaagCGTCCAATATGTTGATACTTGACGAACGCTAACGTTATTATGCTATCTTATTTTGTAAGTATACacatcagtcatattttggtacttgacgcgtgctaacattagcatgctagcttttttggctaatttttgcaggtatacacctaagCGTCCAATATGTTGATACTTGACGAACGCTAACGTTATTATGCTATCTTATTTTGTAAGTATACacatcagtcatattttggtacttgacacgtgctaacattagcatgctagcttttttggctacattttgcaggtatacacctatgCGTCAAATATGTTGATACTTGACGAACGCTAACGTTATTATGCTTGCTTTTTTTCTGGCTTACTTTGTAGGTATACacatcagtcatattttggtacttgacacgggctaacattagcatgctagcttttttggcgaatttttgcaggtatacacctatgcgtcaaatattttgatacttgacgaACGCTAACGTTATTATGCTAGtttattttgtaggtatacacatcagtcatattttggtacttgacgcg
The Entelurus aequoreus isolate RoL-2023_Sb linkage group LG18, RoL_Eaeq_v1.1, whole genome shotgun sequence DNA segment above includes these coding regions:
- the serhl gene encoding serine hydrolase-like protein isoform X1 — protein: MLRVFKKTARNLSTFAMKQTELSIPVPWGEIRGKAWGPDHGRPVLCLHGWADNSGTYNTLVPLLPKECRYVAVDLAGHGLSSHRPPGVFYTFSAYVADVRRVVDALRWSRFSILGHSMGGNIAGMFSAVFPDMVEAVVLLDSYGFLPTDVKEFSTVMRKGMEGMLEFEKTPEKSQRVYTFEKAVERLSAANPTLSEASVRTLLERGLVQVEGGVVFSRDLRINLKNIVRISLEQSLELQSRIRAPVLVLLADEGFEKIFAEQDQKKFTSALLQGYRDRNQSVVTVQGDHHVHLNHPQVLAPMVSQFLRDKVLSSSGLTTKL
- the serhl gene encoding serine hydrolase-like protein isoform X2, which gives rise to MLRVFKKTARNLSTFAMKQTELSIPVPWGEIRGKAWGPDHGRPVLCLHGWADNSGTYNTLVPLLPKECRYVAVDLAGHGLSSHRPPGVFYTFSAYVADVRRVVDALRWSRFSILGHSMGGNIAGMFSAVFPDMVEAVVLLDSYGFLPTDVKEFSTVMRKGMEGMLEFEKTPEKSQRVYTFEKAVERLSAANPTLSEASVRTLLERGLVQVEGGVVFSRDLRINLKNIVRISLEQSLELQSRIRAPVLVLLADEGFEKIFAEQDQKKFTSALLQGYRDRNSVVTVQGDHHVHLNHPQVLAPMVSQFLRDKVLSSSGLTTKL